One Hyphomicrobium sp. CS1GBMeth3 DNA segment encodes these proteins:
- a CDS encoding ceramide glucosyltransferase, which yields MEWAALVVLALTTLVHLASAALTLRRVRSRAVAAPAPCGDALPPVTVIRPVCGLDPFDELTLRSTFKLAHPRLELLFCSARERDAAVALVRRLIAEHPHVDARLLIGDDKSTPNPKLNNVIKGWNEARHGWIVIADSNVLMPPDYVGRLFQSMHDDTGLVCSPPIGSRPLGFWAEVECAFLNTYQARWQLAADTVGLGFAQGKSMLWRREVLDAAGGIRALGIEIAEDAAATKVVRSAGLRVRLVDAPFEQPLGHRSRRQVIDRQVRWARLRRATFPLCYAPEVLTGSVVPMCAAAVAAPLVDLDGAVAAGLVAAMWLGAEALLAKAAGWHLSLASPLAWLVRDVALPVVWLKGWIGDGFNWRGNDMTVAEPAAAAEQGQA from the coding sequence ATGGAATGGGCTGCCCTGGTCGTTCTGGCGCTGACGACACTCGTTCATTTGGCTTCCGCAGCGCTCACGCTGCGGCGCGTCCGCAGCCGTGCCGTCGCGGCGCCCGCACCGTGCGGAGACGCGCTGCCCCCGGTGACCGTAATCCGGCCGGTGTGTGGTCTCGACCCCTTCGATGAGCTGACGCTGCGCAGCACGTTCAAACTCGCCCATCCGCGGCTCGAGCTTCTCTTCTGCTCGGCGCGCGAGCGCGACGCGGCCGTGGCGCTCGTTCGCCGCCTGATCGCGGAGCATCCGCATGTCGATGCGCGTCTCTTGATCGGCGACGACAAGAGCACGCCGAACCCGAAGCTCAACAACGTCATCAAGGGATGGAATGAGGCGCGTCACGGCTGGATCGTGATTGCCGACAGCAACGTTCTGATGCCGCCGGATTATGTCGGGCGCCTGTTCCAATCCATGCACGACGACACGGGCTTGGTGTGCTCGCCGCCGATCGGCAGCCGGCCGCTGGGTTTCTGGGCCGAGGTCGAATGTGCCTTCCTCAACACCTATCAAGCGCGCTGGCAGCTTGCGGCGGACACGGTTGGGCTCGGGTTCGCGCAGGGCAAGTCGATGCTGTGGCGGCGTGAGGTGCTCGACGCGGCAGGCGGCATCCGCGCGCTCGGGATCGAGATCGCCGAGGACGCCGCAGCGACGAAGGTGGTGCGCAGCGCGGGCTTGCGCGTGCGGCTCGTCGATGCGCCGTTCGAGCAGCCGCTGGGTCACCGCAGCCGGCGGCAGGTGATCGACCGGCAGGTCCGCTGGGCGCGGCTGCGGCGGGCGACGTTCCCGCTCTGCTACGCGCCGGAGGTGCTGACGGGCAGCGTGGTGCCGATGTGCGCTGCCGCCGTTGCAGCGCCGCTTGTCGATCTCGACGGCGCGGTCGCGGCCGGTCTCGTCGCAGCGATGTGGCTTGGCGCCGAGGCGCTGCTCGCCAAGGCCGCGGGCTGGCACCTGAGCCTCGCGTCGCCGCTGGCGTGGCTCGTTCGCGACGTGGCGTTGCCGGTCGTCTGGCTCAAGGGCTGGATCGGTGACGGCTTCAACTGGCGCGGCAACGACATGACGGTCGCCGAGCCGGCTGCGGCGGCCGAGCAGGGGCAGGCGTAG
- a CDS encoding FliG C-terminal domain-containing protein — protein sequence MTGTSKAAAILLALNKETAGRVLKFFDEDEVKVIVQAINDLGSISREAVDKLIEVFADDIKGGVDLTANAKKIHDLLEGVLSSEQIEALLSQTGTKSAHAVWQQLAKIPDAVLAKYLQNEHPQVVALVLSRAELPTAAHLLAQFPRKEANVVVQRMLALRPVEERPLVLLEISLVQDVLLNRRNNSDQSPHTRLAHIINKMDRKMMEESVGSIAAHNEKDAELIRQQLFTFLDLDRLTDQSLTTVFDAMQPDTIIHALVGIPSHLTDRILAALPARAQRVIKSELENGVSPKPKEIQKAQRVIADAALVMLERGDIEIQHEGESDGPD from the coding sequence ATGACTGGTACGTCCAAGGCCGCGGCAATACTCCTTGCATTGAACAAGGAGACGGCAGGCCGCGTTCTGAAATTCTTCGATGAAGATGAAGTGAAAGTCATTGTCCAGGCCATCAATGATCTGGGGTCTATATCGCGCGAAGCCGTCGACAAACTAATCGAGGTGTTCGCCGATGACATCAAAGGCGGGGTCGATCTCACGGCGAACGCTAAAAAGATCCATGATCTTCTGGAAGGCGTCCTGAGTTCAGAGCAAATCGAAGCATTGCTTTCGCAAACCGGCACCAAATCCGCCCATGCTGTCTGGCAGCAGCTCGCTAAGATCCCGGACGCGGTGCTTGCTAAGTATCTGCAAAACGAACATCCGCAGGTTGTCGCCCTGGTTTTGTCACGTGCCGAGTTGCCAACAGCCGCCCATCTCCTCGCGCAGTTTCCACGCAAGGAGGCCAATGTTGTGGTTCAACGGATGTTGGCGCTGAGGCCCGTAGAAGAGCGCCCCCTCGTCCTCCTTGAAATATCACTCGTACAAGACGTGCTTTTGAACAGGCGAAACAATTCAGACCAATCTCCGCACACGCGGCTTGCGCACATCATCAACAAGATGGACCGCAAAATGATGGAGGAAAGCGTAGGTAGCATCGCGGCCCACAACGAAAAGGACGCCGAGCTTATTCGCCAACAGCTCTTCACGTTCCTTGACCTCGACAGGCTGACCGATCAATCCCTCACTACCGTATTCGATGCGATGCAGCCGGATACTATCATCCATGCCCTTGTTGGGATCCCCTCCCACCTGACGGATCGAATCCTTGCCGCTCTTCCTGCGCGCGCCCAACGAGTGATCAAATCCGAACTCGAAAACGGCGTCTCGCCCAAGCCAAAGGAGATTCAAAAGGCACAGCGAGTCATCGCCGACGCGGCGTTGGTGATGCTCGAACGTGGCGATATCGAGATCCAACACGAGGGGGAAAGCGATGGGCCCGACTAA